The following proteins are encoded in a genomic region of Roseinatronobacter sp. S2:
- a CDS encoding malate synthase G, translating into MTQGVARHGLQVDAQLAAFLEQQALPETGISADDFWQGFSDLVHDLTPRNRALLDTRASLQTQIDDWHVQHRNQPHDLASYKAFLEQIGYLLPEVAPFQIATENVDPEIATIAGAQLVVPVTNARYALNAANARWGSLYDALYGTDAMGTPPPAGGYEQGHGARVIARARVFLDAAFPLAGHSHADARLYHVKNGALLVDGKPLEAPEKFAGYLGDPRAPDAVYLVNNGLHVELVFNRAHPIGGRDQACLADIRVESALSAIMDCEDSVACVDAADKVQAYGNWLGLMKGDLSADLQKGGRTMTRRLNPDLDITAPDGSAKVLKGRAVLWVRNVGHLMTNPAILDKNGEEVFEGLIDAMITTLCALHDLRKTDGPRNSATGSVYIVKPKMHGPEEVAFADEIFSRVETVLGLAPNTIKMGVMDEERRTSVNLQQCIHAARNRIAFINTGFLDRTGDEIHTSMEAGPFSRKDFIKRKGWIKAYEDRNVDIGLECGLMGRAQIGKGMWAMPDQMAGMLEAKLEHPKSGANTAWVPSPTAATLHALHYHQVNVRAVQEKLAKGGRRAHVEALLDIPLASFRKWTREQIIREVENNAQGILGYVVRWIDQGVGCSKVPDINDVGLMEDRATCRISSQHVANWLHHGVVSDTDVMDAMKRMAEVVDRQNADDAAYTPMAPGFDGIAFQAACDLVFDGRAQPSGYTEPVLHARRLQLKASQG; encoded by the coding sequence ATGACACAAGGCGTTGCGCGACATGGTTTGCAGGTTGATGCACAGCTTGCTGCATTTCTTGAACAGCAGGCACTGCCGGAAACCGGTATTTCCGCTGATGACTTCTGGCAGGGGTTTTCTGACCTTGTTCATGATCTGACGCCGCGCAACCGCGCCTTGCTGGACACGCGCGCAAGCTTGCAAACCCAGATTGATGACTGGCATGTGCAGCACCGCAACCAGCCCCATGATCTTGCATCCTACAAGGCGTTTCTGGAACAGATCGGCTATTTGCTGCCGGAAGTGGCACCGTTCCAGATTGCCACAGAAAATGTCGACCCTGAAATCGCCACCATCGCGGGCGCACAGCTTGTGGTCCCCGTGACCAATGCGCGCTATGCGCTGAATGCCGCCAATGCGCGCTGGGGCAGCCTGTATGATGCGCTTTATGGCACGGATGCGATGGGAACACCGCCCCCCGCCGGCGGGTATGAGCAGGGACATGGCGCGCGGGTGATTGCGCGCGCGCGGGTATTTCTGGATGCGGCCTTTCCACTGGCGGGGCACAGCCATGCCGATGCGCGGCTGTATCATGTCAAAAACGGCGCGCTGCTGGTCGATGGTAAACCGCTGGAAGCGCCGGAAAAATTTGCAGGCTATCTTGGTGATCCGCGCGCGCCTGATGCGGTGTATCTGGTCAATAACGGGCTGCATGTGGAACTGGTGTTCAATCGCGCGCACCCGATTGGCGGGCGCGATCAGGCGTGTCTGGCCGATATTCGCGTAGAATCCGCACTGTCCGCGATCATGGATTGCGAAGATTCCGTGGCCTGTGTCGATGCCGCCGACAAGGTGCAGGCTTACGGCAACTGGCTGGGCCTGATGAAGGGTGATCTAAGTGCCGATCTGCAAAAAGGCGGGCGCACGATGACCCGCCGCCTGAACCCTGATCTGGACATTACGGCCCCCGATGGCAGCGCCAAAGTGTTGAAAGGGCGCGCAGTCCTGTGGGTGCGCAATGTAGGCCACCTGATGACCAACCCCGCCATTTTGGACAAGAACGGCGAGGAAGTGTTCGAGGGGCTGATCGATGCCATGATCACCACGCTATGCGCCCTGCATGACCTGCGCAAGACGGATGGACCGCGCAATTCGGCCACAGGGTCTGTCTATATCGTAAAACCCAAAATGCACGGCCCCGAAGAAGTGGCCTTCGCCGATGAGATTTTTTCGCGGGTTGAAACCGTGCTGGGCCTTGCGCCCAACACCATCAAGATGGGCGTGATGGATGAAGAGCGCCGCACGTCTGTCAATTTGCAGCAATGCATTCACGCCGCGCGCAACCGCATTGCCTTTATCAACACTGGTTTTCTGGACCGCACAGGCGACGAAATTCACACCAGCATGGAAGCGGGTCCGTTTTCGCGCAAGGATTTCATCAAGCGCAAAGGCTGGATCAAGGCCTATGAGGATCGCAACGTTGATATCGGCCTTGAATGCGGGCTGATGGGGCGTGCGCAGATCGGCAAGGGTATGTGGGCCATGCCCGACCAGATGGCAGGTATGCTGGAAGCCAAGCTTGAGCACCCGAAATCGGGCGCGAACACGGCATGGGTGCCATCGCCCACCGCCGCGACCTTGCATGCGCTGCATTATCATCAGGTCAATGTGCGCGCGGTTCAGGAAAAACTGGCCAAAGGCGGCCGCCGCGCCCATGTCGAGGCGCTTTTGGACATTCCGCTGGCCAGTTTCCGCAAATGGACGCGCGAGCAGATCATCCGAGAGGTTGAAAACAACGCACAGGGCATTCTGGGATATGTCGTGCGCTGGATCGATCAGGGGGTGGGGTGTTCGAAAGTGCCCGACATCAACGATGTGGGCCTGATGGAAGATCGCGCCACCTGCCGTATTTCCAGCCAGCATGTGGCCAACTGGCTGCATCATGGTGTGGTGTCAGATACGGACGTGATGGATGCGATGAAGCGTATGGCCGAAGTGGTCGACCGCCAGAATGCAGATGACGCCGCATATACGCCAATGGCGCCTGGTTTTGATGGAATAGCGTTTCAGGCCGCGTGTGATCTGGTGTTTGACGGTCGCGCGCAACCTTCGGGCTATACCGAACCTGTGCTGCATGCACGCAGGCTGCAACTGAAGGCATCACAAGGCTGA
- a CDS encoding DUF1989 domain-containing protein, which translates to MKAPKDADARRAVAPVVCYPNDTLYKPPLDTYRAARAKATETSRVTIPPREARCFYVTAGSFFRISCPEGAQVGDLNLFEARNLDEHFYSGKTRALHGSHINVGDRLWSCLPYLRPMATVLTDTLDWYGVDDHGGRVHDVIGTRCDPYTHHLLTGQDYHHTCHSNLTRALATHLDKPLSEAELLVHDVLNVFMCTGFTQDTGQYFMKASPARKGDYIEFFAEIDLLCALSACPGGDCGTQHSSDSPQCHPLDVTVYAPPAGALDGWYSPSHNRYSRRHSHD; encoded by the coding sequence ATGAAAGCCCCCAAAGATGCCGATGCCCGCCGCGCTGTTGCGCCGGTGGTCTGCTACCCGAATGATACACTTTACAAGCCGCCGCTGGACACCTACCGCGCCGCGCGGGCCAAAGCTACGGAAACCAGCCGCGTGACAATTCCCCCGCGCGAGGCGCGCTGTTTCTACGTCACAGCGGGCAGTTTCTTTCGCATTTCCTGCCCCGAAGGCGCGCAGGTGGGGGATCTGAACCTGTTTGAAGCCCGCAATCTTGATGAGCATTTCTATTCCGGCAAGACCCGCGCCTTGCATGGCAGCCATATCAATGTCGGCGACAGGCTGTGGTCCTGCCTGCCCTATCTGCGCCCAATGGCGACCGTGCTGACCGACACGCTGGACTGGTATGGCGTTGATGACCATGGCGGGCGGGTGCATGACGTAATCGGCACGCGCTGCGACCCCTATACGCACCACTTGCTGACAGGGCAGGATTATCATCACACCTGCCATTCCAACCTGACGCGCGCATTGGCTACCCATCTGGACAAACCCCTGTCAGAGGCGGAGTTGCTGGTGCATGATGTGCTGAATGTCTTTATGTGCACAGGCTTCACACAAGATACCGGCCAGTATTTCATGAAGGCCAGCCCCGCGCGCAAGGGCGACTATATCGAGTTCTTTGCGGAAATCGACCTGCTTTGTGCGCTTTCTGCCTGTCCCGGCGGGGATTGCGGCACGCAACACAGTTCCGACAGCCCGCAATGCCACCCGCTGGACGTGACAGTATACGCCCCGCCCGCCGGTGCGCTGGACGGATGGTACAGCCCGTCGCATAACCGATACTCTCGCAGGCACAGCCACGACTGA
- the lepA gene encoding translation elongation factor 4: MTELSHIRNFSIVAHIDHGKSTLADRLIQSTGTVSDRDMKEQLLDAMDIERERGITIKANTVRIDYVAQDGQAYVLNLIDTPGHVDFAYEVSRSMRAVEGSLLVVDASQGVEAQTLANVYTALDAGHEIVPVLNKIDLPAAEPEQVKAQIEDVIGLDASDAVLISAKSGLGIPDVLEAIVKRLPAPKGERNAPLKAMLVDSWYDAYLGVVVLFRVMDGVIRKGDNIKMMQTGAKYGIDKLAVLKPAMVDVPELGPGDIGVFTASIKQVRDTKVGDTITHEKKGCETPLPGFKPSVPVVFCGLFPVDSAEFDDLRNAVEKLALNDASFSYEMESSAALGFGFRCGFLGLLHLEVIRDRLEREYDIDLITTAPSVVYHVHMRDGSVTELHNPADMPDLTHVDHIEEPRIKATVLVPDDYLGDVLKLCQDRRGIQQELTYAGSRAMVVYDLPLNEVVFDFYDRLKSISKGYASFDYEITGYRQDNLVKMQVLVNDEPVDALSMMVHRDRAEMRGRAMCEKLKELIPRHMFKIPIQAAIGGKVIARETLAALRKDVTAKCYGGDVTRKKKLLEKQKAGKKKMRQFGKVEIPQQAFISALKMDG, from the coding sequence ATGACAGAGCTTTCGCACATCCGCAATTTCTCCATCGTGGCGCATATCGACCACGGTAAATCCACGCTTGCTGACCGGTTGATCCAGTCCACCGGCACAGTATCCGACCGCGACATGAAAGAGCAGTTGCTCGACGCGATGGATATTGAACGCGAACGCGGGATAACCATCAAGGCCAACACTGTGCGCATTGATTATGTGGCACAGGACGGGCAGGCCTATGTGCTTAACCTGATCGACACACCCGGCCATGTCGATTTCGCCTATGAGGTCAGCCGGTCCATGCGCGCGGTCGAAGGCTCGCTTCTGGTGGTGGACGCATCCCAAGGGGTCGAGGCGCAGACATTGGCCAATGTCTACACAGCCCTTGATGCCGGTCATGAGATTGTGCCGGTTCTGAACAAGATCGACCTGCCCGCCGCCGAACCCGAACAGGTCAAGGCCCAGATCGAGGATGTGATCGGACTGGACGCTTCTGACGCGGTGCTGATTTCCGCCAAATCCGGCCTTGGCATTCCCGATGTGCTGGAAGCGATCGTCAAGCGCCTGCCTGCCCCCAAGGGCGAACGCAACGCGCCCCTGAAGGCGATGCTGGTGGACAGCTGGTATGATGCCTATCTGGGGGTTGTCGTGCTGTTCCGGGTCATGGACGGGGTTATCCGCAAGGGTGACAACATCAAGATGATGCAGACAGGCGCGAAATACGGCATCGACAAACTGGCCGTCCTCAAACCCGCCATGGTCGATGTGCCTGAACTTGGTCCCGGTGACATTGGCGTGTTCACAGCCAGCATCAAACAGGTGCGCGACACCAAAGTGGGCGACACCATCACCCATGAAAAGAAGGGCTGTGAAACACCCCTGCCGGGGTTCAAACCGTCGGTTCCGGTGGTGTTTTGCGGGTTGTTCCCTGTTGATTCCGCCGAATTCGACGATCTGCGCAACGCGGTCGAAAAGCTGGCGCTGAATGATGCGTCCTTCAGCTATGAAATGGAAAGTTCGGCCGCGCTGGGATTCGGGTTCCGCTGCGGGTTTCTGGGGCTGCTGCATCTGGAGGTTATCCGCGACCGGCTGGAGCGTGAATATGACATCGACCTGATCACCACGGCCCCGTCGGTGGTGTATCATGTGCATATGCGCGACGGGTCGGTGACGGAATTGCACAACCCCGCCGACATGCCCGATCTGACCCATGTGGACCATATCGAAGAGCCGCGCATCAAGGCCACGGTGCTGGTGCCCGATGACTACCTGGGCGATGTGCTGAAACTGTGTCAGGACCGTCGCGGCATCCAGCAGGAGCTGACCTATGCAGGCAGCCGCGCGATGGTGGTCTATGACCTGCCCCTGAACGAGGTGGTGTTTGATTTCTATGACCGCCTGAAATCCATCTCCAAGGGCTATGCGTCATTCGACTATGAAATCACCGGCTACCGGCAGGACAATCTTGTCAAGATGCAGGTGCTGGTCAATGATGAACCTGTAGACGCCCTGTCGATGATGGTGCACCGCGACCGCGCCGAAATGCGGGGCCGCGCCATGTGCGAGAAACTGAAAGAACTGATCCCCCGCCACATGTTCAAAATCCCCATTCAGGCGGCCATCGGCGGCAAGGTGATCGCGCGCGAAACACTGGCGGCTTTGCGCAAGGATGTGACGGCGAAATGCTATGGCGGCGACGTGACGCGCAAGAAAAAGCTGCTGGAAAAGCAGAAAGCCGGTAAGAAGAAAATGCGCCAGTTCGGGAAGGTGGAGATTCCGCAGCAGGCGTTTATTTCGGCGCTGAAGATGGATGGGTGA
- a CDS encoding P-loop ATPase, Sll1717 family, translating into MLLSECYFGDVEAIDEGNNFPDYFHSTFILPSSFSVNALNNKRKYIIVGRKGSGKTAVQFYLSDKLKERGYLCRFFSFHSDIKPNDFNSAGKTQKIDILGIGNPKNIFLNYDFREIWTRTFLVKIAEELKTNSLSSPFTDFVLGKRNKLSSIFEGILKSASVEVSLDFLGLPATVGFDFSGYQNGEVPLSEFINAALELLKKYHDTHLLYLFVDELVLSRLDAADDEVRVRAAMVRDILRCARELNNFFVKWKIDFNIICALRPEIRNLLNDMDSEIGKLVDGKSVDLEWDINDGEETLLYRVLSKK; encoded by the coding sequence ATGTTACTTTCAGAATGCTATTTTGGTGATGTTGAAGCGATTGACGAGGGAAATAACTTTCCTGATTATTTTCACTCGACATTTATTCTTCCAAGTTCATTTTCTGTTAACGCTTTAAACAACAAACGAAAGTATATAATTGTAGGTAGAAAAGGGTCAGGAAAAACAGCAGTCCAATTTTACCTTTCAGATAAACTAAAAGAGAGAGGATATTTGTGTCGATTCTTCTCGTTTCATAGTGATATTAAACCGAACGATTTTAATAGTGCTGGAAAAACCCAAAAAATAGACATCCTAGGAATAGGAAATCCTAAGAATATTTTCTTAAATTATGATTTTCGTGAAATTTGGACAAGAACATTTTTGGTAAAAATCGCTGAAGAACTAAAAACAAATTCACTTTCGTCACCATTTACGGATTTTGTTTTGGGTAAAAGGAATAAATTATCTTCAATATTTGAAGGTATATTAAAATCTGCTTCCGTTGAGGTGTCTTTAGATTTTTTGGGTTTGCCTGCGACGGTTGGATTTGATTTTTCAGGTTACCAAAATGGTGAAGTACCGCTTAGTGAGTTTATAAATGCTGCTTTGGAGCTTCTTAAAAAGTATCATGACACGCATCTTCTTTATTTGTTTGTTGATGAATTGGTTTTGTCAAGATTAGATGCGGCTGATGACGAAGTAAGGGTTCGCGCAGCGATGGTCCGAGATATTCTTCGATGCGCCAGAGAGCTCAATAATTTTTTTGTGAAATGGAAGATTGATTTTAATATAATCTGCGCTCTGCGACCTGAGATTCGAAATCTGTTAAACGATATGGATTCAGAGATTGGAAAGCTTGTTGACGGAAAAAGTGTTGACCTTGAGTGGGACATAAATGATGGAGAAGAGACCCTACTATACAGAGTTTTGTCCAAAAAGTAA